GACCGGCCTCGACGCCCATCAGGTCCGCGTCCTCCTGGAACGCTACGCGGTGTCCGCCGCGGAGGCCGAGCCGATCATGACGGGTCTCGCGGCCGCGAACCTGCCCGGCTGGTGGCACCGGTGGCGGGATGCGATGCAGCCTTGGCAGCAGGAGGTCATCGGCATCGAGTCCTCCGCCGCACTCGTGCGGACCTGGCATCCCGCGCTCGTACCCGAGCTGCTGCGCACCCCGGCCTACGAGGCGGCCCTGCGCAGGGCCCTGACCGCGGATCCCGCGCCGAGACTCGACCGGCACATCGAACTGCTGGCGGAGCGGCAGCGCCGGCTGGAGGAGCGCGGCGCCGCCCTCTGGGCCCTGCTCCCGGCAGCCGCTCTCCACACGACGGTCGGCGGCCCCGTGGTGATGGCGGAGCAGCGGACCGTGCTGGAGGAGGCCGCATTCCGGAAGCACC
The DNA window shown above is from Streptomyces sp. Alt3 and carries:
- a CDS encoding Scr1 family TA system antitoxin-like transcriptional regulator — translated: MRPRSGPTVEHRVLAERMRMLRERAGVSLRAAAVALGAHPATVRRIERAETGLDAHQVRVLLERYAVSAAEAEPIMTGLAAANLPGWWHRWRDAMQPWQQEVIGIESSAALVRTWHPALVPELLRTPAYEAALRRALTADPAPRLDRHIELLAERQRRLEERGAALWALLPAAALHTTVGGPVVMAEQRTVLEEAAFRKHLTVQVMPLDSPPHPMTGVPALHLLRVPAPEIGDRAVLESPGARVDIIGEPAAVMDYRIRLDGACAAAPHPGSPLPEDGDRAGNP